In Candidatus Bathyanammoxibius amoris, the following are encoded in one genomic region:
- a CDS encoding TolC family protein translates to MRNPKHTFFSLVFLCFLFMPGYTTAQEEEYLESQEPPLTLRWVVEEAVDNNPDIRASLNRWEASQEAIDAARSLDDPRAGFQIRNAKSPIQVEGPGWNRYRRMGGVSQKIPFPGKLRLRGEIASQSSEMSKSNWEETITTITAMAKSAYYNLHYVHKAIDISREDKDLLKNLARTAETRYRVGKTPQRDVLAAQVELAKVINNLMVLEEEKLSMETRINTLLNRDPEAPLGRPEDYTQHKLAVTLEDTQALAIKNRPELKKYDFAVKRNKSTHKLAKKDLYFPDPEFAIHYMQSDTIADSWRSQVGMNIPWIWGKHRAKVRETKENVQAAEADYQAVQNDVLYEVKDLWVKAINAQSTAKIYSENVIPLAEQSLKAAITEYKTGKLDFLTLMDSERTLLDAELVYYRALADFEINLAELERAVGIPLTQDGF, encoded by the coding sequence ATGAGAAACCCTAAACACACATTTTTTTCACTGGTGTTCCTCTGCTTCCTCTTTATGCCCGGCTACACCACTGCTCAGGAGGAGGAATACCTGGAATCCCAGGAGCCCCCGCTGACGCTGCGCTGGGTGGTGGAAGAGGCCGTGGACAATAACCCCGACATAAGGGCGTCCCTCAACCGCTGGGAGGCGTCTCAGGAGGCCATCGACGCCGCCAGGTCTCTCGACGACCCCAGGGCCGGCTTCCAGATAAGAAACGCAAAGTCCCCTATACAAGTGGAGGGGCCGGGCTGGAATAGATACCGGCGCATGGGCGGTGTCTCTCAAAAGATACCCTTCCCGGGAAAGCTACGTCTCAGGGGAGAGATAGCGTCTCAAAGCTCTGAGATGTCCAAAAGTAACTGGGAGGAGACGATAACGACCATAACGGCAATGGCAAAGTCGGCATACTACAACCTTCACTACGTCCATAAGGCCATAGACATAAGCAGGGAAGACAAAGACCTGTTAAAGAACCTGGCAAGGACGGCGGAAACACGATACCGTGTGGGCAAGACCCCGCAGAGGGACGTCCTGGCGGCACAGGTAGAGCTTGCAAAGGTTATAAACAACCTCATGGTCCTGGAAGAAGAAAAGCTGTCCATGGAGACCAGGATAAACACCCTCTTAAACCGGGACCCCGAGGCGCCGCTTGGGAGGCCGGAGGACTATACACAACACAAACTGGCCGTCACCCTCGAGGACACACAGGCACTGGCCATTAAGAACAGACCTGAACTCAAGAAATATGATTTCGCAGTAAAGAGGAATAAATCCACCCATAAGCTGGCCAAAAAGGACCTCTATTTCCCCGACCCGGAATTCGCCATCCATTACATGCAGTCTGATACGATCGCAGACAGCTGGAGGTCGCAGGTCGGTATGAATATCCCGTGGATATGGGGCAAACACAGGGCAAAGGTAAGGGAGACCAAAGAGAACGTCCAGGCCGCCGAGGCCGACTACCAGGCCGTACAAAATGACGTGTTGTACGAGGTAAAAGACCTCTGGGTAAAGGCCATCAACGCACAGTCTACCGCCAAGATATACTCAGAGAACGTAATACCCCTTGCGGAACAGTCGCTCAAGGCCGCCATTACCGAGTACAAGACGGGGAAGTTAGACTTCCTCACGTTAATGGACAGTGAGAGGACGCTGCTTGACGCGGAGCTTGTATACTACCGCGCACTGGCAGACTTTGAGATAAACCTGGCGGAACTGGAGCGGGCCGTAGGTATCCCGCTGACACAGGACGGATTCTAA
- a CDS encoding CusA/CzcA family heavy metal efflux RND transporter, with the protein MINAIIKFCIRNRMLVLFFYAIVVVVGIYCLRNTPMDAIPDLSENFQIVFTDWPGRSPQDVEDQITYPLSVQLQGLAGVKTVRSTSDFGFSVVNIIFEDGVDYYFARERILERLSLATSFLPPGVVPYLAPDETALGQIFWYTVEGEGYDLGELRAIQDWYVRYQLNSVPGVAEVASVGGFVKEYQIDVDPNKLVAYNIRLSEVFKNVMASNRTVGAKVIEQNDMEYLVRGLGWIETLEDIENIVVGSRDNIPIFVKNIANVQVGPAFRRNVLEKNGSEVTGGVVIMRYGEDALSVIKRVKEKIKELKPGLPPGVEIVPAYDRTDLIHRSIGTLEHTLIHEAIIALICIGIFLMHFPSTIIIVLTLPLAILISFTLMYPLHVTANIMSLSGIAISIGVLVDASIVITENAFRNLTLKFGKKKVRGDIRDTVLESSKLVGTPIFFSVMIMLLSFAPIFALRGIEGRLFHPLAFTFVMAMIGTAIISITLVPVLGTLMIKGRLLNERENPVVRFFMAIYNPVLRKALRFKWVTIGLTVALIGAAVFLSTLIGREFMPPLDEGSILDMPVSLPSASITRVAEDLKKRNALIRTIPEVDMVLGKAGRAETPTDPAPLEMIETIITLKPKKEWRKGMTKEKIIQELDTVVRIPGWSNIWTQPIINRVDMLATGIRTQVGAKIFGSDLYVLEDLADQVGDILRTVPGAADIYPEKIVGENYLEIDIDRAEAARYGINLGDVHDVIEVAMGGKTVTWTVEGRERFPVRIRYGRELRTDVDSIKRILVDTVRGAQIPLYQIADIRVTPGPTKIKSEDGLLSVYVLFNARGRDVVGLVEEAKKDVYEKVDFPPGYFVVWSGQYEHQMRAKKTLMFIMPIVILIMFMLLYITFNSFADTLIIMLAVPAALTGGMLLLFFMGYNFSVAVWVGFIALFGISVETGVVMVVFLREALERKGSENIKEKKDVTEAIMEGASLRLRPKLLTVSTTFFALLPMLWATGTGSEIMRPLAVPMIGGIITSDVVVLLVIPVLYHMWMEFKLLPRKRPKKGKKRGWFGKKKKLASTVTGGSGSPGNPGEMK; encoded by the coding sequence ATGATTAACGCCATCATAAAATTCTGCATAAGGAACAGGATGCTCGTCCTGTTCTTCTACGCCATCGTAGTGGTGGTAGGGATATACTGTCTCCGCAATACCCCTATGGACGCCATACCGGACCTGAGCGAGAACTTTCAGATAGTGTTCACCGACTGGCCCGGCAGGAGCCCCCAGGACGTGGAGGACCAGATAACCTATCCCCTGAGCGTCCAGCTCCAGGGTCTGGCCGGGGTGAAGACCGTGCGGTCTACCTCGGACTTCGGGTTCTCCGTGGTAAACATCATATTCGAGGATGGCGTGGACTATTACTTCGCCAGGGAACGCATCCTGGAGAGGCTTAGCCTGGCCACGAGTTTTCTGCCGCCCGGTGTCGTGCCCTACCTCGCCCCGGACGAAACGGCACTGGGGCAGATATTCTGGTACACCGTGGAAGGGGAGGGCTACGACCTTGGGGAACTGAGGGCCATTCAGGACTGGTACGTCCGTTATCAGCTTAACTCCGTCCCCGGTGTCGCGGAGGTGGCCAGCGTGGGCGGCTTCGTTAAGGAATACCAGATAGACGTAGACCCTAACAAGCTCGTCGCCTACAACATCCGTCTCAGTGAGGTCTTTAAGAACGTGATGGCCAGTAACAGGACGGTGGGGGCGAAGGTAATTGAACAAAACGATATGGAGTACCTGGTCAGGGGACTGGGCTGGATAGAAACGCTGGAGGATATAGAAAACATAGTCGTCGGCTCAAGGGACAACATACCGATATTCGTGAAAAACATCGCTAACGTACAGGTTGGCCCCGCCTTCCGCAGGAATGTCTTGGAGAAGAACGGCAGCGAGGTCACAGGCGGCGTGGTGATAATGAGGTACGGTGAGGATGCACTTTCAGTCATTAAAAGGGTAAAGGAGAAGATAAAGGAGTTGAAGCCGGGCCTACCACCAGGGGTAGAAATCGTCCCAGCCTATGACAGGACAGACCTTATACACAGGTCCATTGGCACCCTGGAGCACACACTCATACACGAGGCCATAATTGCCCTTATCTGCATCGGTATCTTCCTGATGCACTTCCCAAGCACTATCATCATTGTCCTGACACTGCCCCTTGCCATACTGATATCCTTCACGCTTATGTACCCCCTGCACGTAACCGCAAACATCATGTCCCTCTCGGGTATCGCCATTTCCATAGGCGTGCTGGTGGATGCAAGCATCGTTATAACGGAAAACGCCTTCAGGAATCTTACGCTTAAATTCGGCAAGAAAAAGGTAAGGGGCGATATAAGGGATACTGTGCTGGAGTCCTCCAAGTTGGTGGGCACGCCCATCTTCTTCTCTGTGATGATAATGCTCCTGTCTTTCGCCCCGATATTCGCCCTCAGAGGCATCGAGGGAAGGCTCTTTCATCCCCTGGCCTTTACCTTCGTTATGGCCATGATAGGCACGGCCATAATATCCATAACCCTGGTGCCTGTCCTGGGAACCCTCATGATAAAGGGAAGACTCCTCAACGAGAGGGAGAACCCGGTAGTACGCTTTTTTATGGCCATATACAACCCTGTCTTAAGGAAGGCACTCAGATTCAAATGGGTCACAATAGGCCTGACCGTCGCCCTCATCGGGGCCGCCGTATTTCTCTCTACCCTGATAGGCAGGGAGTTCATGCCCCCGCTGGACGAGGGTTCCATACTGGACATGCCCGTGTCCCTCCCCAGCGCCTCTATCACAAGGGTAGCCGAAGACCTGAAGAAGCGAAATGCCTTGATACGTACCATCCCTGAGGTGGACATGGTGCTTGGGAAGGCCGGCAGGGCGGAGACCCCGACCGACCCCGCACCACTTGAGATGATTGAGACCATAATCACCCTGAAGCCCAAGAAGGAGTGGCGGAAGGGTATGACCAAGGAAAAGATCATCCAGGAACTGGATACCGTGGTAAGGATCCCCGGCTGGAGCAACATCTGGACACAGCCCATCATAAACCGCGTAGATATGCTGGCAACAGGCATCAGGACGCAGGTAGGGGCCAAAATATTCGGCAGCGACCTGTACGTGCTGGAGGACCTGGCGGACCAGGTGGGAGACATCTTAAGAACAGTCCCCGGCGCCGCGGACATCTACCCCGAAAAAATAGTGGGCGAAAATTATCTGGAGATAGACATTGACCGTGCCGAGGCGGCCAGATACGGCATAAACCTGGGAGACGTCCATGACGTCATAGAAGTTGCCATGGGCGGGAAAACCGTCACCTGGACGGTGGAAGGGCGCGAACGCTTTCCCGTAAGGATACGGTACGGAAGGGAGTTGAGGACCGACGTTGACTCCATAAAGAGAATACTGGTGGACACCGTCCGCGGGGCGCAGATACCACTCTACCAGATAGCCGACATACGCGTAACGCCGGGACCAACTAAGATAAAGAGCGAAGACGGGCTCCTGAGCGTCTACGTGCTCTTTAATGCCCGGGGCAGGGACGTGGTCGGCCTGGTAGAGGAGGCAAAAAAGGACGTCTATGAGAAGGTAGACTTCCCGCCCGGTTATTTTGTGGTGTGGAGCGGACAGTACGAACACCAGATGAGGGCAAAAAAGACGCTCATGTTCATAATGCCCATAGTCATCCTCATCATGTTCATGCTTTTGTATATAACCTTCAACTCCTTCGCCGACACGTTAATCATAATGCTTGCCGTGCCCGCGGCCCTGACCGGCGGGATGCTCCTGCTTTTTTTCATGGGCTATAATTTCAGCGTTGCCGTCTGGGTGGGCTTCATAGCCCTCTTCGGTATATCAGTGGAAACGGGCGTTGTAATGGTGGTCTTCCTCAGGGAGGCGCTGGAAAGGAAGGGCTCAGAAAACATAAAGGAGAAAAAAGATGTTACCGAGGCGATAATGGAGGGCGCCTCACTCAGGCTGAGACCCAAGCTCCTGACCGTGTCTACCACGTTCTTTGCCCTGCTTCCCATGCTGTGGGCCACCGGCACGGGTTCAGAGATAATGAGGCCCCTGGCCGTACCCATGATAGGCGGGATAATCACCTCGGATGTCGTAGTCCTGCTGGTCATACCCGTACTTTACCACATGTGGATGGAGTTTAAACTACTGCCGCGCAAAAGGCCGAAGAAGGGTAAGAAGAGAGGCTGGTTCGGGAAAAAGAAGAAGTTAGCAAGTACTGTGACCGGAGGCTCCGGGTCCCCGGGGAATCCGGGTGAGATGAAGTAA
- a CDS encoding heavy metal translocating P-type ATPase, which produces MTNKQKTDLSIAGMRCASCAGKIEKALLEVPGVEEAQVNFATEQATVTGSAAREALEAAITASGYSTKDEAKKELPELFTPARRLILSVILTVPVLVIALFMLEFPNSDYVQLVLTTVVVFGAGSEFFTGAIRQLRFLRANMDTLIAMGSGTAYTYSALGLMSGGGDLYFKSAAMIITLVLLGRYLEANARAKTTRALEELASVAPPTAACMRDGKEVVVEAGELRLGDRVIIKPGDRIPADGVVTEGQTTVNESMLTGESIPVEKVKGDEVQAGTINNNGNIVFKVDKLGEDTTLARIVRLAREAQASKVPTESLVDRIAGVFVPLVLAVAGATTLVWLYLGHPLPLALSASTAVLLIACPCALGLAAPTAVAAGIGRAAEMGILIRNAQSLEDASGLNTLIFGKTGTITRGETGVTDFYNASDMPEDELLSIIASAETPSEHPLARAMIEYATKRNATIKTVTDFEAVSGEGITADLNGTRIIIGNERMLRNRDIDTTSVNNKVSEMKKGGKTPVYVATDGRVVSVFALQDVPREKTGDAIAAIKSFGIEPVMLTGDNEATAREIAKQVGIQRFKAGLKPEEKVAELRREKDKGKKVGMVGDGINDAPALAAADVSFAIGTGADVAIETSQVTLVKGDIKKAAEAVALSRQTMRIIKQNLFWAFSYNIVAIPLAATGFLNPMIAAGLMAFSSVLVVFNSLRLRGYQPSFGMTPGASTKSPLKCCNLNKSDVNVFGRR; this is translated from the coding sequence ATGACAAATAAACAAAAGACAGACCTGTCGATAGCAGGAATGAGGTGCGCTTCTTGTGCAGGCAAGATAGAAAAGGCCCTGCTGGAAGTACCCGGCGTGGAGGAAGCACAGGTAAACTTCGCCACGGAGCAGGCCACTGTAACCGGAAGCGCAGCACGGGAGGCGCTCGAGGCGGCTATAACGGCATCAGGTTACAGTACAAAAGATGAAGCAAAGAAAGAGCTCCCGGAATTATTTACCCCGGCAAGGCGGCTTATTCTCTCCGTCATCTTAACCGTTCCGGTCCTTGTTATAGCCCTGTTCATGCTGGAGTTCCCGAACTCCGATTACGTCCAGCTCGTTTTAACCACCGTGGTGGTATTTGGTGCGGGCTCCGAATTCTTCACAGGGGCCATTCGCCAGCTCCGGTTTTTAAGGGCCAACATGGACACCCTGATAGCCATGGGCAGCGGTACCGCCTACACATACAGCGCATTAGGGCTTATGAGCGGTGGCGGGGACTTATATTTCAAGAGCGCAGCCATGATAATAACCCTGGTGCTCCTTGGCCGTTATCTTGAGGCAAATGCCCGGGCAAAGACCACCAGGGCCCTGGAGGAACTGGCCTCAGTAGCGCCGCCGACGGCCGCCTGCATGAGAGACGGCAAAGAGGTAGTGGTAGAGGCTGGTGAGCTTAGGCTGGGAGACAGGGTAATCATAAAACCGGGCGACAGGATCCCCGCTGACGGCGTAGTGACAGAAGGACAGACCACTGTAAATGAGTCTATGCTCACGGGAGAAAGCATCCCCGTTGAGAAAGTAAAGGGTGATGAGGTACAGGCAGGGACGATTAACAATAACGGCAACATCGTCTTTAAGGTGGACAAGCTGGGTGAAGACACCACGCTCGCCCGCATAGTCCGGCTTGCGAGGGAGGCCCAGGCGTCAAAGGTGCCGACAGAGTCACTCGTTGACAGGATAGCCGGAGTCTTTGTGCCCCTCGTATTGGCCGTAGCCGGAGCAACCACACTGGTCTGGCTCTATCTTGGCCATCCGCTTCCGTTGGCACTCAGCGCGTCCACAGCCGTCTTACTGATAGCCTGCCCGTGTGCGCTTGGGCTTGCCGCCCCTACTGCGGTTGCGGCAGGGATAGGGCGCGCCGCGGAGATGGGCATACTGATAAGAAACGCCCAGAGCCTGGAAGATGCCTCGGGGCTGAACACCTTGATATTCGGTAAAACAGGCACAATAACCCGTGGCGAGACCGGTGTCACAGACTTTTATAACGCCTCGGACATGCCCGAAGACGAGCTGCTCTCTATCATCGCCTCCGCCGAGACGCCCTCGGAACATCCCCTCGCGCGGGCCATGATAGAGTACGCCACGAAGAGAAACGCCACTATCAAGACCGTGACAGACTTCGAGGCCGTCAGCGGGGAAGGGATAACCGCCGACCTGAACGGCACAAGAATTATTATCGGCAACGAAAGGATGTTGAGAAACAGGGATATAGATACCACTTCCGTTAATAACAAGGTCTCAGAAATGAAAAAGGGCGGTAAGACACCCGTCTACGTAGCAACTGACGGGCGCGTAGTCTCCGTCTTCGCGCTTCAGGACGTCCCGCGGGAAAAGACGGGCGATGCCATCGCGGCGATAAAATCTTTCGGCATAGAACCCGTTATGTTGACGGGTGACAATGAAGCCACCGCCCGTGAGATAGCGAAGCAGGTCGGGATTCAGAGGTTCAAGGCGGGGTTGAAACCGGAAGAGAAGGTGGCCGAACTACGCCGGGAAAAGGATAAGGGGAAAAAGGTCGGCATGGTAGGCGACGGCATAAACGACGCCCCCGCGCTGGCTGCCGCGGACGTCAGCTTTGCCATCGGTACGGGGGCAGACGTGGCTATAGAGACGTCGCAGGTCACACTGGTAAAGGGAGACATAAAGAAGGCCGCCGAGGCCGTGGCCCTGAGCCGGCAGACGATGAGGATAATAAAACAAAACCTCTTCTGGGCCTTCTCATATAACATTGTGGCCATACCACTTGCCGCCACGGGATTTCTGAACCCCATGATAGCGGCAGGGCTCATGGCCTTCAGCTCTGTACTTGTCGTGTTTAATTCACTCAGGCTCAGGGGGTACCAACCGTCGTTTGGGATGACCCCCGGTGCGTCAACAAAGAGTCCATTGAAATGTTGTAATCTGAATAAGTCTGACGTGAACGTTTTCGGAAGGAGGTGA
- the trxA gene encoding thioredoxin — protein sequence MAGVSSINDDSFKKEVLECGTPVLVDFWATWCAPCKQMSEILEGLVDDYKGKVKIVKLNVDEGTGTASQYGVTAIPTLVVFKDGKEAERMVGVVAKDKLEEKLNVVV from the coding sequence ATGGCAGGGGTATCATCCATCAATGATGACAGTTTCAAGAAAGAGGTGCTTGAGTGCGGCACCCCCGTCCTTGTGGACTTCTGGGCCACCTGGTGTGCGCCCTGCAAGCAGATGTCAGAAATCCTGGAGGGGCTTGTCGATGACTACAAGGGCAAGGTGAAGATAGTAAAGCTTAACGTGGACGAGGGCACGGGCACCGCCTCGCAGTACGGCGTAACCGCCATTCCCACCCTGGTCGTGTTTAAGGATGGTAAGGAGGCCGAGCGCATGGTGGGCGTGGTGGCAAAGGACAAGCTGGAAGAGAAACTCAACGTGGTTGTTTGA
- a CDS encoding efflux RND transporter periplasmic adaptor subunit yields the protein MMPLAVMVAVTGLAFLDTSATGINTDAASRLLWAESEGVVEYEYFCAMHPQVVSDKPGKCPICGMPLSKRTKAGRGTEEEGLPEVPMVQLSPRQIRLAGVKVEPVTYRNLVKTIYTVGNMTYDERRLAYVTAWVGGRVDKLFVDFTGLEVKEGEPLVWIYSPELVSAQQEYLLALETREKMKSSSLDEIVRSTDYLFDASRDRLLLWGITGKQIQQLAETGEVQDHMTIYAPITGTVIKKDILKGQYVKEGTQMYTISDLTELWMMADVYEYEMSLVKLGQKVEITTAAFPGQTFTGTIIFIDPFLNETTRSLKVRVDVPNPERKLKPAMFVNVTIKVPLVDLKELAKRPAGVLSIQRSAVLDTGLRKLVYVERKKDLFEPREIVTGFKAEGYVEVLEGLTEGEKVVTRGAFLIDAESQLGPGVGTQYFGATGGPEKVAPPPHAHGVAPRTRAPKKPEKLKKEKEDKKITKAPAEVSKETRPVPRGTTPVDPVCGMTLEGFEELSTESDGKLFYFCTEDCRKKFEDDPDSFINKTWAFNIGNTVDLVCGIRLDKSRGTKFTYRDKEYYFCCNHCKRLFKKNPEEYLTKEILGEGQELHRH from the coding sequence ATGATGCCGCTGGCCGTTATGGTGGCCGTCACCGGTCTGGCCTTCCTCGATACAAGCGCCACCGGCATAAACACGGACGCCGCTTCAAGACTGCTCTGGGCCGAGTCGGAAGGGGTGGTAGAGTACGAGTACTTCTGCGCCATGCATCCACAGGTGGTTTCGGACAAGCCGGGGAAGTGCCCCATCTGCGGCATGCCCTTATCGAAGAGGACCAAGGCCGGTAGAGGGACCGAAGAAGAGGGACTACCCGAGGTGCCGATGGTACAGCTCAGCCCACGGCAGATACGCCTGGCCGGGGTCAAGGTTGAACCCGTAACTTACCGCAACCTGGTCAAGACGATATACACGGTGGGCAACATGACCTATGACGAAAGGCGGCTCGCGTACGTTACCGCGTGGGTGGGAGGCCGGGTGGACAAACTCTTTGTAGATTTCACCGGGCTTGAAGTGAAAGAGGGTGAACCGCTTGTCTGGATATACAGCCCCGAACTCGTATCCGCCCAGCAGGAATACCTGCTGGCCCTTGAGACCCGGGAAAAGATGAAAAGCAGCTCCCTTGATGAGATAGTAAGGAGCACAGACTACCTGTTTGACGCAAGCCGCGACAGGTTGCTCCTGTGGGGGATTACCGGGAAACAGATACAGCAACTGGCTGAGACCGGAGAGGTGCAGGACCATATGACCATCTACGCCCCCATAACGGGTACGGTCATCAAGAAGGACATCCTTAAAGGACAGTACGTGAAAGAAGGCACGCAGATGTACACGATATCCGACCTCACAGAGCTGTGGATGATGGCGGACGTGTATGAGTATGAAATGTCGCTTGTCAAGCTGGGCCAGAAGGTTGAGATAACCACGGCCGCCTTCCCCGGCCAGACATTTACCGGCACGATCATCTTCATAGACCCATTTCTGAATGAGACCACCCGGTCGTTAAAGGTAAGGGTAGACGTTCCAAACCCTGAGCGGAAACTGAAGCCCGCCATGTTTGTTAACGTCACCATAAAAGTACCGTTGGTCGACTTGAAGGAACTCGCAAAAAGGCCCGCAGGGGTACTGTCCATACAGCGTTCAGCGGTACTGGATACGGGGCTCAGAAAGCTTGTCTACGTGGAGAGGAAAAAGGACCTGTTTGAGCCAAGGGAGATAGTGACAGGTTTTAAGGCTGAGGGTTATGTCGAGGTTTTGGAAGGACTTACAGAAGGCGAGAAGGTGGTTACCCGGGGGGCATTCCTTATTGACGCCGAGTCACAGTTAGGGCCCGGTGTGGGCACGCAGTACTTCGGCGCAACCGGCGGCCCTGAAAAAGTGGCACCACCGCCGCATGCCCACGGCGTGGCACCGCGCACCAGGGCACCAAAAAAACCAGAAAAACTGAAGAAAGAAAAAGAGGACAAGAAGATTACAAAGGCCCCGGCAGAGGTATCAAAAGAAACTAGACCCGTCCCGCGAGGTACAACCCCGGTAGACCCTGTCTGCGGTATGACTCTGGAGGGATTTGAAGAGTTAAGCACAGAGTCTGACGGCAAATTGTTCTACTTCTGCACGGAAGATTGCAGAAAAAAGTTTGAGGATGACCCCGATTCCTTCATCAATAAGACCTGGGCATTCAACATAGGTAACACGGTCGACCTGGTGTGCGGCATAAGGCTGGACAAGTCACGAGGTACCAAATTCACCTACCGCGATAAAGAGTACTACTTCTGTTGTAACCACTGTAAGCGTCTGTTCAAGAAGAATCCGGAAGAGTACTTAACAAAAGAGATTCTCGGCGAAGGCCAAGAACTCCACAGGCATTAG
- a CDS encoding YHS domain-containing protein, whose amino-acid sequence MKLCLRVVLLLFFVLTVSFVSVYVAQEGATVQAAEEKVTDPACGMEIDKSSAIAVEFEGNTYYVCSEVCKAKFEKDPGIYACLCTAGAMPVCKCGHCQKTADKCDCGSESAGQKGEGQHHEGEHHH is encoded by the coding sequence ATGAAGTTATGCTTGAGAGTCGTGCTGTTATTGTTTTTCGTATTGACAGTTTCTTTTGTGAGCGTTTACGTAGCACAAGAAGGCGCAACCGTACAGGCCGCCGAGGAGAAGGTTACAGACCCGGCATGCGGTATGGAAATAGACAAGTCGTCTGCCATCGCCGTTGAGTTTGAAGGCAACACCTACTACGTCTGCTCGGAGGTGTGCAAGGCAAAATTTGAAAAAGACCCCGGAATATACGCTTGCCTATGCACTGCAGGAGCAATGCCCGTATGCAAATGCGGCCATTGCCAGAAAACGGCGGATAAATGCGATTGCGGGTCAGAGTCCGCAGGGCAGAAAGGAGAAGGACAACACCACGAGGGGGAACACCACCACTAG